The following are encoded together in the Streptomyces sp. NBC_01465 genome:
- a CDS encoding CbiQ family ECF transporter T component yields MPTSLRAPAATRSNALHAGAWWLWALGLATAASRTTNPLLLLLLVAVSGYVVAARRTDAPWARSYSVFLKLALLVLGIRVLFTVVLGSPIPGTHILFTLPQVPLPDWFQGIQLGGKVTAEGLLASVYQAMKLAALLICVGAANALANPARLLKSLPGALYEAGVAVVVAMTFAPNLVADVTRLRAARRLRGRPDTGVKALLQVGLPVLEGALERSVALAAAMDARGYGRQADVPAAVRRTTSALTLAGLLGVCAGTYGLLAAAGGLYGLPLLLIGVALAMGGLWLGGRRAVRTRYRPDHWGPRSWLVAGSGVAVAALMIRFSSTEALALNPTTLPLAAPELPLWPAAAILVGLLPAFVAPAPSLRTEESAK; encoded by the coding sequence ATGCCCACCTCCCTGCGCGCCCCCGCAGCCACCCGCTCCAACGCCCTGCACGCCGGGGCCTGGTGGCTGTGGGCGCTGGGTCTGGCGACCGCCGCCTCGCGCACGACCAATCCGCTGCTCCTTCTCCTCCTGGTGGCGGTCAGCGGTTACGTCGTCGCGGCCCGCCGGACCGACGCCCCGTGGGCGCGCTCGTACAGCGTCTTCCTCAAGCTCGCTCTGCTCGTCCTCGGGATCCGCGTCCTCTTCACGGTCGTCCTCGGCTCGCCGATCCCCGGCACGCACATCCTGTTCACGCTGCCCCAAGTCCCGCTCCCCGACTGGTTCCAGGGCATCCAGCTGGGCGGGAAAGTCACCGCCGAAGGCCTGCTCGCCTCCGTCTACCAGGCCATGAAGCTCGCCGCGCTCCTCATCTGCGTGGGCGCCGCCAACGCCCTCGCCAATCCGGCGCGGCTGCTCAAGTCGCTTCCCGGGGCGCTGTACGAGGCGGGGGTCGCGGTCGTCGTGGCGATGACCTTCGCCCCGAACCTGGTTGCGGACGTGACGCGGCTGCGCGCCGCCCGCCGTCTGCGCGGGCGCCCCGACACCGGCGTCAAGGCCCTGCTCCAGGTCGGACTCCCGGTCCTGGAGGGCGCGTTGGAGCGGTCGGTCGCGCTGGCGGCGGCGATGGACGCGCGCGGTTACGGGCGGCAGGCGGACGTGCCCGCCGCCGTACGCCGCACCACCTCGGCCCTCACCCTGGCCGGGCTCCTCGGAGTCTGCGCCGGTACGTACGGACTGCTCGCGGCGGCCGGAGGGCTCTACGGGCTCCCGCTCCTCCTCATCGGCGTCGCCCTCGCGATGGGCGGCCTCTGGCTCGGCGGGCGGCGCGCGGTCCGCACCCGCTACCGCCCCGACCACTGGGGGCCGCGCTCCTGGCTGGTCGCGGGATCCGGGGTCGCGGTCGCCGCCCTGATGATCCGCTTCTCCTCCACCGAGGCCCTCGCCCTCAACCCCACGACCCTCCCGCTGGCCGCCCCGGAGCTGCCGCTCTGGCCGGCGGCGGCGATCCTGGTGGGGCTGCTCCCGGCTTTCGTAGCGCCCGCGCCCTCTCTCCGCACCGAGGAGTCTGCCAAGTGA
- a CDS encoding helix-turn-helix domain-containing protein, with product MARVHPLDPSASPLDYYGYELRRAREACGLKQGQLGDIIFCTGSLIGQIETTKKIPTRDFSERLDAALGTDGLFSRLIGLVLRSQLPAWFQAYAEMEARATYISTYQAQLVYGLLQTEAYARAVLGVEAPEKLDARLEARMDRQRVLACEEPPVVWVILDEATLYREIGGREVMRSQLARLLEFRDWAWVNLQVLPFSVGQHSGMMGSFTIMRFENDPDIHYCESYDQGHMTANPQVIKERSVGYSRLQAEALSPRDSAALIARVMEERYGDHP from the coding sequence GTGGCCAGAGTCCACCCGCTCGACCCCAGCGCGTCCCCACTGGACTACTACGGCTACGAACTCCGCCGCGCCCGCGAGGCCTGCGGCCTCAAGCAGGGCCAACTTGGCGACATCATCTTCTGTACGGGGTCGTTGATCGGCCAGATCGAGACGACGAAGAAGATCCCGACCCGCGACTTCTCGGAGCGACTGGACGCGGCGCTGGGCACGGACGGGCTGTTCTCGCGCCTGATCGGGCTGGTGCTGCGGAGCCAACTCCCGGCGTGGTTCCAGGCGTACGCGGAGATGGAGGCGCGGGCGACGTACATCTCCACGTATCAGGCGCAGTTGGTATACGGGCTGTTGCAGACGGAGGCGTATGCGCGGGCCGTGCTCGGCGTCGAGGCGCCGGAGAAACTCGACGCCCGGTTGGAGGCCCGCATGGACCGCCAACGCGTCCTTGCGTGCGAGGAGCCGCCCGTGGTGTGGGTGATCCTGGACGAGGCGACGCTGTACCGGGAGATCGGGGGCCGCGAGGTGATGCGGAGCCAACTAGCCCGCTTGTTGGAGTTCCGCGACTGGGCATGGGTGAACCTGCAGGTGCTGCCCTTTTCGGTGGGTCAACACAGCGGAATGATGGGCTCGTTCACGATCATGCGCTTCGAGAACGACCCGGACATCCACTACTGCGAGAGCTACGACCAGGGCCATATGACGGCCAACCCGCAAGTGATCAAAGAGCGTTCGGTCGGTTACTCTCGCCTGCAGGCCGAGGCGCTGTCGCCCAGAGACTCGGCGGCACTGATCGCTCGCGTGATGGAGGAACGCTATGGGGACCACCCCTGA
- a CDS encoding ECF transporter S component: MADRAAGRRRAGEHTMTAAPIRFGVRSLCAVALVSAIGAMAFLWPLFADPGSDVVAHSGDAPWLFALLLPLMLAVVLATLADTGLGPKAVAMLGVLAAVGAALRPLGAGTAGIEPMFFLMVLAGRALGPGFGFTLGSLTMFASALLTGGVGPWMPFQMLTMGWVTMGAGLLPRAGGRAELWVLAAYGALAGFAYGFVMNLWGWPVVTGQSTSLSYVAGAPASENLPRFLAYYVATSLGWDFMRAAVTAALCLLLGRPVLKALHRATRRAAFETQVTFEAAGK; encoded by the coding sequence ATGGCTGACCGTGCCGCAGGTCGCCGCCGCGCTGGAGAACACACCATGACCGCCGCCCCCATCCGCTTCGGCGTCCGCTCCCTCTGCGCCGTCGCGCTCGTCTCCGCGATCGGCGCGATGGCGTTCCTGTGGCCGCTGTTCGCCGACCCCGGCTCCGACGTCGTCGCGCACAGCGGCGACGCCCCCTGGCTCTTCGCCCTCCTGCTGCCCCTGATGCTGGCCGTGGTCCTGGCCACGCTCGCCGACACCGGCCTCGGCCCGAAGGCCGTCGCCATGCTCGGCGTCCTCGCGGCGGTCGGCGCGGCGCTGCGGCCCCTAGGGGCGGGGACGGCGGGCATCGAGCCGATGTTCTTCCTGATGGTGCTCGCGGGACGCGCGCTCGGCCCCGGCTTCGGGTTCACGCTCGGCTCGCTCACCATGTTCGCGTCCGCGCTGCTCACGGGCGGGGTCGGGCCGTGGATGCCGTTCCAGATGCTGACCATGGGGTGGGTGACGATGGGCGCGGGCCTGCTGCCGCGCGCCGGGGGCCGCGCCGAGCTGTGGGTGCTCGCGGCGTACGGGGCGCTCGCCGGATTCGCGTACGGCTTCGTCATGAACCTCTGGGGCTGGCCCGTCGTGACCGGCCAGTCGACGTCCCTCTCGTACGTCGCCGGGGCGCCGGCCTCCGAGAACCTGCCGCGCTTCCTCGCCTATTACGTGGCGACGTCCCTCGGCTGGGACTTCATGCGCGCCGCCGTCACCGCCGCCCTCTGTCTGCTGCTCGGCCGCCCGGTCCTGAAGGCGCTGCACCGGGCCACGAGGCGTGCCGCCTTCGAGACCCAGGTCACATTCGAGGCCGCGGGGAAGTGA
- a CDS encoding SCO2322 family protein, with amino-acid sequence MRTRLLALLLALGAALAVLGAGPAQAAGYRYWSFWDRDGSSWTYATQGPSTAHPSDGDVVGFRFAVSEDSANAVQPRGSADFAAICAKTPAKSGAKRVALVIDFGTAADAPGGETPPAPRTACAQVGTDATTAEALAAAAPPLRYDANALLCAIAGYPKGGCAEQVSTSGGGKKTPAATATTEPTADKDSGSGPSAGLLGGLAVVVVVGGAAVWQMRRRHRR; translated from the coding sequence TTGCGAACCCGTCTGCTCGCTCTTCTCCTCGCGCTCGGCGCCGCCCTCGCGGTGCTGGGCGCGGGGCCCGCCCAGGCGGCCGGCTACCGCTACTGGTCGTTCTGGGACCGCGACGGCAGCTCCTGGACGTACGCGACCCAGGGCCCGTCCACCGCGCACCCCTCCGACGGCGACGTCGTGGGCTTCCGCTTCGCGGTCAGCGAGGACTCCGCCAACGCCGTCCAGCCGCGCGGATCCGCCGACTTCGCCGCGATCTGCGCGAAGACCCCGGCCAAGTCCGGCGCCAAGCGCGTCGCGCTCGTCATCGACTTCGGTACGGCAGCCGACGCACCCGGCGGCGAGACGCCGCCCGCACCCCGTACCGCCTGCGCGCAGGTCGGCACGGACGCGACCACGGCGGAGGCGCTCGCGGCGGCCGCGCCGCCGCTGCGCTACGACGCCAACGCGCTGCTCTGCGCGATCGCCGGCTACCCGAAGGGCGGCTGCGCCGAGCAGGTCTCGACGAGCGGCGGCGGCAAGAAGACCCCCGCCGCGACCGCCACCACCGAGCCCACCGCCGACAAGGACTCCGGTTCCGGACCCTCCGCCGGCCTCCTCGGCGGACTCGCCGTCGTCGTGGTCGTCGGCGGAGCCGCCGTCTGGCAGATGCGCCGCCGACACCGCCGCTGA
- a CDS encoding phosphoribosyltransferase family protein: MPTTARDLTLEHFRWIGGHADVWAIFRDAKALAAVVAGLVEPFRDERITAVCGIESRGFLLGGAAAVELGVGFVPIRKGEGLFPGDKVVRQSAPDYRRLRHTLRLQRSSLGPGDRVLLVDDWIETGSQAASVKSMAEERGSTWVGCSVIVDQLSDSSENITLGTVRGLLAAQDLPPYEA, encoded by the coding sequence ATGCCAACGACTGCGCGTGACCTGACACTTGAACACTTCCGGTGGATCGGTGGGCACGCGGACGTGTGGGCGATCTTCCGGGATGCCAAGGCGCTGGCCGCGGTGGTGGCTGGTCTGGTGGAACCGTTCCGGGACGAGCGGATCACAGCGGTCTGTGGGATCGAGTCGCGGGGATTCCTCCTGGGTGGCGCCGCAGCCGTCGAGCTTGGTGTCGGATTCGTTCCCATCCGGAAGGGTGAGGGTCTCTTCCCCGGCGACAAAGTGGTGCGTCAGTCGGCTCCCGACTACCGACGCCTTCGTCACACCCTTCGGCTCCAGAGATCCTCGTTGGGTCCGGGGGACCGTGTCCTGCTGGTCGACGACTGGATCGAGACCGGCAGCCAGGCCGCATCCGTCAAGAGCATGGCCGAGGAGCGCGGCTCCACCTGGGTGGGGTGCAGCGTCATCGTCGATCAGCTCAGCGACTCGTCGGAGAACATCACCCTCGGCACCGTTCGAGGACTGTTGGCCGCGCAGGACCTCCCACCGTACGAAGCCTGA
- a CDS encoding transglycosylase SLT domain-containing protein, whose product MVEVRPAASPSPTLGLSVSRMSLLTRPSVRQRTGAAGAAVLLGALGLTMAATPAEAATSTAAQTTVTWVMPQEAAKALDTQASAQASAATAAAKTTTATAASTTSSAGSSSTAGKTPQEIAHQMIPDDAQYQCFNNIVSHESGWDVTATNASSGAYGLVQALPGSKMASAGSDWQTNPATQIKWGLDYMDSTYGSPCGAWSFWQANGWY is encoded by the coding sequence GTGGTCGAGGTGCGCCCCGCGGCCTCACCGTCCCCGACGTTAGGCCTCTCAGTGTCCCGCATGTCGCTGCTCACCCGCCCCTCCGTCCGTCAGCGGACCGGTGCCGCAGGCGCCGCCGTCCTGCTCGGCGCACTGGGACTGACGATGGCAGCGACACCCGCGGAGGCGGCCACCTCCACCGCGGCGCAGACGACGGTCACGTGGGTGATGCCGCAGGAGGCCGCGAAGGCCCTGGACACGCAGGCGAGCGCACAGGCCTCCGCCGCGACCGCCGCGGCGAAGACCACGACGGCCACGGCGGCCTCGACCACGAGCAGCGCCGGCTCCAGCAGCACTGCGGGCAAGACCCCGCAGGAGATCGCGCACCAGATGATCCCGGACGACGCGCAGTACCAGTGCTTCAACAACATCGTCAGCCACGAGAGCGGCTGGGACGTCACCGCGACCAACGCCTCGTCCGGCGCGTACGGCCTGGTCCAGGCGCTGCCCGGCAGCAAGATGGCCTCGGCGGGCTCCGACTGGCAGACCAACCCGGCCACCCAGATCAAGTGGGGCCTGGACTACATGGACTCGACCTACGGCTCCCCGTGCGGCGCCTGGTCGTTCTGGCAGGCCAACGGCTGGTACTGA
- a CDS encoding ABC transporter ATP-binding protein, whose protein sequence is MIRFENVSVTYDGADTPALAGVELTVPEGELALLVGPSGVGKSTLLNAVCGLVPHFTGGTLTGRVTVAGRDTRTHKPRELADVVGTVGQDPLSHFVTDTVEDELAYGMESLGLPPDTMRRRVEETLDLLGLADLRMRPIATLSGGQQQRVAIGSVLTTHPRVLVLDEPTSALDPGAAEEVLAVLQRLVHDLGTTVLMAEHRLERVVQYADRVILLADRGAAPQMGTPADIMAISPVHPPVVALGRLVNWDPLPLSVRDARRSAGPLRERLAVTRPVQAPHNTPVPSLPVRTEEPAPPKRGLFGRRRPQPRTDAPTASASGPVAELTSLGVRRDRVEALRRVTLTVSPGETVALMGRNGAGKSTLLSSLVGLVEPTSGSVRVGGLPPHRTQPREMMRRVGLVPQEPRDLLYADTVAAECAAADHDSAVPEGTCRALVTELLPGVPDDTHPRDLSEGQRLTLALAIVLTARPPLLLLDEPTRGLDYAAKSRLVTRLRALAAEGHAIVMATHDVELAAELAHRVVILADGEVVADGPTAEVVVSSPAFAPQVAKVLAPQEWLTVPQVAAALENTP, encoded by the coding sequence GTGATCCGCTTCGAGAACGTGTCGGTCACCTACGACGGTGCGGACACCCCCGCACTCGCCGGGGTCGAACTGACCGTCCCCGAGGGCGAGTTGGCGCTGCTCGTCGGACCGTCCGGCGTCGGCAAATCAACCCTCCTCAACGCGGTCTGCGGCCTGGTCCCGCACTTCACGGGCGGCACGCTGACGGGCCGGGTGACGGTCGCGGGCCGCGACACCCGTACGCACAAGCCGCGCGAACTCGCGGACGTGGTCGGCACGGTGGGCCAGGACCCGCTCTCCCACTTCGTCACGGACACGGTCGAGGACGAGCTCGCGTACGGCATGGAGTCGCTCGGCCTCCCGCCGGACACGATGCGCCGCCGCGTAGAGGAGACCCTGGACCTGCTGGGCCTGGCCGACCTGCGGATGCGCCCCATCGCGACGCTCTCGGGCGGCCAGCAGCAGCGCGTCGCGATCGGCTCGGTGCTGACGACGCACCCGCGCGTGCTGGTCCTGGACGAGCCGACGTCGGCGCTGGACCCGGGCGCGGCGGAGGAGGTCCTCGCGGTCCTGCAACGCCTGGTCCACGACCTGGGCACGACGGTCCTGATGGCGGAACACCGCCTGGAACGGGTCGTCCAGTACGCGGACCGGGTCATCCTCCTCGCCGACCGCGGAGCCGCGCCGCAGATGGGCACCCCGGCCGACATCATGGCGATCTCCCCGGTGCACCCCCCGGTGGTGGCCCTGGGCCGCCTGGTGAACTGGGACCCGCTCCCCTTGTCGGTACGGGACGCGCGCCGCAGCGCGGGTCCCCTGCGTGAGCGGCTGGCGGTCACGCGCCCCGTCCAGGCTCCGCACAACACCCCCGTCCCCTCTCTCCCCGTACGGACCGAAGAGCCCGCCCCGCCCAAGCGCGGCCTGTTCGGACGCCGTCGCCCCCAGCCGCGTACCGACGCACCCACCGCATCCGCATCCGGCCCCGTCGCCGAACTCACCTCCCTCGGCGTCCGGCGCGACCGCGTCGAAGCCCTGCGGCGCGTCACCCTCACCGTCTCCCCCGGCGAGACCGTCGCCCTCATGGGGCGCAACGGCGCCGGGAAGTCCACGCTCCTCTCCTCCCTCGTCGGGCTCGTCGAGCCCACCTCGGGCAGCGTCCGCGTCGGCGGGCTCCCGCCCCACCGCACGCAGCCCCGCGAGATGATGCGCCGCGTCGGACTCGTACCGCAGGAGCCCCGCGACCTCCTCTACGCCGACACCGTCGCCGCCGAGTGCGCCGCCGCCGACCACGACTCCGCCGTCCCCGAAGGGACTTGCCGCGCCCTCGTCACCGAGCTGCTCCCCGGTGTCCCCGACGACACCCACCCCCGCGACCTCTCCGAGGGGCAGCGCCTCACCCTCGCCCTCGCGATCGTGCTGACCGCCCGCCCTCCGCTGCTTCTCCTCGACGAGCCCACCCGCGGCCTCGACTACGCGGCCAAGTCCCGTCTGGTCACCCGCCTCCGCGCCCTCGCCGCCGAGGGCCACGCGATCGTCATGGCCACCCACGACGTGGAACTGGCCGCCGAGCTCGCCCACCGCGTCGTGATCCTCGCCGACGGGGAGGTCGTCGCGGACGGCCCGACGGCCGAAGTGGTCGTCTCCTCGCCCGCGTTCGCACCCCAGGTCGCGAAGGTCCTCGCCCCGCAGGAATGGCTGACCGTGCCGCAGGTCGCCGCCGCGCTGGAGAACACACCATGA
- a CDS encoding prenyltransferase/squalene oxidase repeat-containing protein, translating into MTVRRSAAVLAAATAVLCTAAAPAAFADDASPSASASPAVVIPSGLYGKTDPTYDGVWRQSLALLAQDTVKVTPAAKAVDWLTGQQCANGAFASFRADPAKACDAKTMLDTNATAAAVQALHALGGHDDTVKKSVDWLKSVAGKDGGWSYNPGGPSDANSTAVVAGALAAVGENADKAQDVLLSLSVSCDDAAGAGAFAYQPDKSGKLYANAKATTGAVLGALGKQLNPSAGDKDPQGTACEKATDPAGAAHNGSAYLAGQLSKAGYLKSTMPGSEKLPDYGTTADAVTALAADGLSAQAQAPLAWLEKNTATWAKTSGPAAYAQLIFAAHATGTDPKDFGGANLVEQLNATGPAPQTAAASSSDTKKDDKDSGGFSVWWIVGIGLVAGVGIGFLMSARGRKNQG; encoded by the coding sequence ATGACCGTTCGCCGCAGCGCCGCAGTGCTCGCCGCCGCCACCGCCGTGCTCTGCACGGCCGCAGCCCCGGCCGCCTTCGCCGACGACGCGTCACCGTCCGCCTCCGCGTCGCCCGCCGTGGTGATCCCTTCCGGCCTGTACGGGAAGACCGACCCGACCTACGACGGTGTCTGGCGCCAGTCGCTCGCGCTCCTCGCCCAGGACACCGTCAAGGTGACCCCCGCCGCCAAGGCCGTCGACTGGCTCACCGGCCAGCAGTGCGCCAACGGCGCCTTCGCCTCCTTCCGGGCCGACCCGGCCAAGGCCTGCGACGCCAAGACGATGCTCGACACCAACGCCACCGCCGCCGCCGTCCAGGCGCTGCACGCGCTCGGCGGTCACGACGACACCGTGAAGAAGAGCGTCGACTGGCTGAAGTCCGTCGCCGGCAAGGACGGCGGCTGGTCCTACAACCCGGGCGGCCCCAGCGACGCCAACTCCACCGCCGTCGTCGCCGGCGCGCTCGCCGCCGTGGGCGAGAACGCGGACAAGGCGCAGGACGTCCTCCTCTCCCTCTCCGTGTCCTGCGACGACGCCGCCGGCGCGGGCGCCTTCGCGTACCAGCCCGACAAGTCCGGGAAGCTCTACGCCAACGCCAAGGCGACCACCGGCGCGGTCCTCGGCGCTCTCGGCAAGCAGCTCAACCCGTCCGCCGGCGACAAGGACCCCCAGGGCACCGCCTGCGAGAAGGCCACCGACCCGGCGGGCGCCGCGCACAACGGCTCCGCGTACCTCGCGGGCCAGCTCAGCAAGGCCGGCTACCTGAAGTCCACGATGCCCGGCTCCGAGAAGCTCCCCGACTACGGCACCACCGCCGACGCCGTCACCGCGCTCGCCGCCGACGGCCTCTCCGCGCAGGCCCAGGCGCCCCTGGCCTGGCTGGAGAAGAACACCGCCACGTGGGCGAAGACCTCGGGCCCGGCCGCGTACGCCCAGCTGATCTTCGCCGCCCACGCGACCGGCACCGACCCGAAGGACTTCGGCGGCGCCAACCTGGTCGAGCAGCTCAACGCGACCGGTCCCGCCCCACAGACCGCGGCCGCCTCGTCCTCCGACACGAAGAAGGACGACAAGGACTCCGGTGGCTTCAGCGTCTGGTGGATCGTCGGCATCGGCCTCGTCGCCGGTGTCGGCATCGGCTTCCTGATGAGCGCGCGCGGCCGCAAGAACCAGGGCTGA
- a CDS encoding ATP-binding protein, with product MNHTTGPQVAGVETGYRAELAVSEHSARHLRRVLRLYLTGWGLPELADAAELALTELIANVVRHVPGRRCSTLILRQGDGVRVEVSDACPQLPRPARKSSLAESGRGLMLIDAVTDDWGVEPRPDGSGKTVWFECTSAAAIGDIDLPEFDLGEPMSDEDMDAILRAGR from the coding sequence ATGAATCACACAACTGGTCCGCAGGTGGCGGGTGTTGAGACCGGCTATCGCGCGGAGCTCGCCGTGAGTGAGCACTCCGCCCGGCATCTGCGGCGCGTCCTGCGGCTGTACCTCACCGGCTGGGGGCTGCCGGAGCTTGCCGACGCGGCCGAACTGGCGCTGACCGAGCTGATCGCCAACGTCGTACGGCACGTCCCCGGCCGCCGCTGCTCCACGCTCATCCTGCGCCAGGGCGACGGCGTGCGGGTCGAGGTCTCCGACGCCTGTCCGCAGTTGCCCCGCCCAGCGCGCAAATCCAGTCTCGCCGAGAGCGGGCGCGGGCTGATGCTGATCGACGCCGTCACCGACGACTGGGGCGTGGAGCCGAGGCCGGACGGCAGCGGCAAGACGGTCTGGTTCGAGTGCACGTCAGCCGCCGCCATCGGTGACATCGACCTGCCGGAGTTCGATCTCGGCGAGCCGATGTCCGACGAGGACATGGACGCCATCCTGCGTGCCGGACGCTGA
- a CDS encoding DUF397 domain-containing protein, with amino-acid sequence MGTTPDLTNAQWRKSSYSGSSGGECVEVSDTCPTTVPVRDSKRPDGPALVFSADAWRAFVADVQQ; translated from the coding sequence ATGGGGACCACCCCTGACCTGACCAACGCACAGTGGCGGAAGTCCTCGTACAGCGGCAGCAGTGGCGGCGAATGCGTCGAGGTGTCCGACACCTGCCCCACCACCGTCCCGGTCCGCGACAGCAAGCGCCCCGACGGCCCCGCCCTCGTCTTCAGCGCCGATGCCTGGCGCGCCTTCGTCGCCGACGTGCAGCAGTAA